In Euphorbia lathyris chromosome 2, ddEupLath1.1, whole genome shotgun sequence, the sequence TTCCTTACCATTTATCATCTGAAACAGAAACAATTGTATATTTCTTTGTCTGGAACAATTTTATATTCACTTAAAAACTGCATAAAGTTAGATTGATGATCTATAGGTAAGGAAACAATAGCAGTGAAGATGCTTTCTAAAATTTCAGGGCAAGGGTTGAAAGACTTAAAATATGAAGTTACATTAATTGCTAAACTACAGCATTGGAATCTCATAAAGCTTCTGCTTTGTTGCATTCATGAGGACGAGAGACTGTTAATCTACGAATCCATTCCTAACAGAAGCTTGgtccttttttaattttttggttTGGACCTAAACCAgcttaattattttgatttaatcAAGGTTATCTGTTAATTAGATCAAGCAAGAAGCAAATTCCTAGACTGGCACATGCATCTCCATGTTATTGATGGTGTTGTAGACTCATATAACCAGAGTATGCAAAGGATGGAGCGTTCTCAGCAAAAAATTTGATGTTTTCAGTTATGCAGGGTTGGTTTTGGAGACTGGAGAGTGAgtggaaaggaagaaagaaacTTTTCATTTCAAGGGTTACCATGAGCTTAACCTTCTAGGCCATGTAAgcatttattttaaattttgatatttGAAATTACATGAaagatattataaaaaaaaaaaaaaaaaaaaaaaaaaaaaaacaagaaaagttGTCGAATTTGAATGCTTATCTATAGTAGACAACTACTTGGTCAGATAAGAGTACTTGGTCAAATAATTGCAAGACAGTATgaatcatatataaatatactTTTCTGTCCCCAAAATGTGTTTTTCTTTACAGGGCATTTATAATAtgtgaaaaatatatttttataataaagtTAAACACACTAGTTTGAATTATAGTTTTTGAAAATCATTAAACTGGGACATAGTTTGACAAAATACGTTATCTTGTTCTTTAATCCGAGTATTTAGTCAAATACTTGCAAGACAGTATGAATTCTAGGAAATTACCATGATGTGCCCTTCACTATACTGTTCATGGTATCAAGTCAACTCAAATTTTGGGTTGACTTGCCTTTCCTGCAATTTCTGTAATCATATGCTTCTGAGCTACGAAAGGAAGAGAAACTTGTACACCAATGGATTATTTTGGCTTTCCCACGTTTCTATTCTTCCTCAATTTGCTGTTTATCTCCTCTAGAATCAGCTTTGCACTAGACACTATTAACCCAAACCAGCCCTTGAGAGATGGAGACACTCTAGTTTCAGCAGGCCAAAGGTATGAGCTAGGATTTTTCAGTCTCGCTGATCCAAATCGCCGATATCTGGGATTATGGTACAAGAATATATCTCCCCGGACATTTGTGTGGGTAGCCAACAGAGAAAATCCACTTTCTAATAATCTAGGAAGTCTAAACATCACTCGCCAAGGAAACCTTGTGATCGCCAACATCAGAAATGAAATATCATGGTCAACATATATACCAACAATAGCAAAGGAACCAGTTGCAAAGCTCTTGGACTCTGGAAATTTGATTGTAAGAGATGCAAATGATAGTAACGAAGAAAACATTCTGTGGCAAAGTTTTGATCATCCAGCTGATACCTTACTGCCAGGAATGAAGTTAGGAGGCAGCTTGGGAACAGGCAGTAGCCGGTTTCTATCATCTTGGAAGAGCAAGGATGATCCTGCAGCAGGGGAATTTCATTTACAAATAGACGTCCGTGGGTATCCGCAGCTGATTCTAAACAGTGAACGTGGGATTCTAATGAGAGCAGGGTCATGGAATGGACTAAGCTTTGCTGGGGATAGGCCTAATTCAGTCTTTGAATATGAATTTGTGCTTAATGTAACCGACGTCTATTACAAGTACGAGGTCAGGAACAGTTCAATGATTTCGAGGTTTACATTAAACCCAGACGGTGTTGCACAGCGTTCGATATGGAACGATACAAGCAGTGAGTGGATGTTATTTTCTTCTTCACCGGCAGATGAGTGTGAAAATTATGCATTGTGTGGAGCATATGGTACTTGTGACATCAGTAGTTCTGATGTATGTTCATGCCTTGAAGGGTTCAAACCTAAGTCTCCAAGGGATTGGAATTTGAGAGATTGGTCTGCAGGATGTGTTCCGAGACAACCTATTGAATGCAATAACGATGATATCTTTATCAAGCATGAAAGGATTAAGCTTCCAGATACATCAAGTTCTTGGTTTGACAGGAGTTTAAGTCTGGCAGAATGTGAGGGTCTGTGTGCCAAAAACTGCTCTTGCTTTGCGTATGCAAATTTAGATATTCGAGATAAAGGAAGTGGCTGCTTGCGTTGGTTCGGTAACCTCATTGATATAAGGGAATCATATGTTGATGAACAAGACTTGTATGTACGTCTGGCTGCCCCAAAATTAGGTATTCTCCTTGATATAAGGGAATCACATGTTGATGAACAAGATTCTtacttatctttttatttttggtacAGATGCATCTGTTAATCATGTCTTTTTTATTACAGAGGGATCGGGCAGTAATCTGAAAGCAGGAATAATTGCTGGATGTGTCTCATTATCCATCATTACCATGTTATTGTTCCTTTGCATATGGAGGAGAAAGAATGTCAGAAAATATGGTAATGGTTAAATGTTATCAGCAATGCTCTTAATTATTGTAGAGAATTTCATAGCATGATTACTGGTTTATTACATTAATGATAACAAGCAAAAGTTTGTCTGTGTCCAATTCCAGTGAAGTCAAAGATAAGTTATGGAGAGAACAATGCCAATTTTACAGACAACGAAGAAGAAATGGACTTGCCATTGTTTAAATTGCACACCATAACTGAGGCCACTAACAATTTTTCAAGCATCAACAAGCTGGGGCAAGGTGGTTTCGGACCTGTTTATAAGGTGACGAAATATGTATAATTAATCTTATTtttgttatgaaaataaaaataatctgcCTAAGGACTATCATTGATGGATGATATATATAGGGCACATTGATGGAGGGGCAAGAAATAGCAGTGAAACGGCTTTCCAAAAGTTCTGGCCAAGGACTGAAAGAATTTAAAACTGAAGTTATATTACTTGTTAAGCTACAGCATCGGAATCTCGTAAAGCTTCTTGGTTGTTGCATTCATAAAGATGACAAAATGTTAGTCTATGAATACATGCCCAACAGAAGCTTGGATTCCTTCATTTTTGGTATGAATTTCACCAGATTAAGGACATTCATGAATTCAAATTATTGTCTTCATTTTGGTCTAACTAATACATGTAAGATATTGGTTGCAGATCAAACTAGAAGCAAAATGTTAGATTGGCCTACACGCATCCATATTATCGATGGAATTGCTCGAGGACTTGTTTATCTTCATCAAGACTCTAGACTGAGGATCATTCACAGAGATCTAAAACTCAGCAACATCTTACTGGATAGTAACATGAATCCGAAAATTTCAGACTTTGGCATGGCAAGAATATTTGGTGTAGATCAAACTGAGGGAAATACTAAAAGAGTGGTCGGAACATAGTACGTATATTCTTAAATTACTTAGTTGTGATTATCATTTCCGTGCCTGAGAAGTTTATCTTGTCTATAATATTGCAGCGGCTACATGTCGCCGGAGTATGCAGTGGATGGACTTTTCTCAGTGAAATCTGATGTTTTTAGCTTTGGTGTGATGGTTTTGGAGATAGTAAGTGGAAAGAAAAACAGAGGATTTTGTCATCCAGATCACGACCGTAACCTTGTGGGGCATGTAAGTATTAATTTTTGACGCTTATAGTTGTCAAAATTATGGCATCTTAGCCTCTGAGCTTCAATCTGCTGACATTTAATACTTGCAAAACTCCTGAAGCATGATGAACACATCACTGAGCCTATGGTTTCCATTTGTTGCAGGCATACATGCTATGGACTAAAGGAACGCCACTGGAAATTGTAGACGAATGTTTAACAGACTCCCTCAGGCCAAGTGAAGTGGTAAGATGCATCAATATAGCTCTGTTATGCGCACAACAAAGACCAGAAGATCGACCCAACATGTCATCAGTGGTTGTAATGTTGAGCAGTGAGATTCGGTTGCCTGAGCCTAAACAGCCTGGATTTTTTCTGGAAAGGAATCCACCTGAGGCATCTATATCATCAAACAGCCATCAATCATTCTCTGCCAATGAAGTTAGTGTGACATTATTAAAGCCAAGGTAGCCTATCATTGCTTCCAAGTGAATGGGGTTGTGATTCTGAAACCTGAAATTTTCAGTACGAGTTTCACTCCCTATAATTGTGATTTGCATACTTCATTTGCTATATCTTCATTGAATATAGAAAGAAATATCATATACTTTCACAGAATTCTTCATTTGCTATATCTCCCAGGATTAACAGGAGTGATTAgtaatatcattttatttt encodes:
- the LOC136218948 gene encoding G-type lectin S-receptor-like serine/threonine-protein kinase At4g27290 isoform X2, which produces MDYFGFPTFLFFLNLLFISSRISFALDTINPNQPLRDGDTLVSAGQRYELGFFSLADPNRRYLGLWYKNISPRTFVWVANRENPLSNNLGSLNITRQGNLVIANIRNEISWSTYIPTIAKEPVAKLLDSGNLIVRDANDSNEENILWQSFDHPADTLLPGMKLGGSLGTGSSRFLSSWKSKDDPAAGEFHLQIDVRGYPQLILNSERGILMRAGSWNGLSFAGDRPNSVFEYEFVLNVTDVYYKYEVRNSSMISRFTLNPDGVAQRSIWNDTSSEWMLFSSSPADECENYALCGAYGTCDISSSDVCSCLEGFKPKSPRDWNLRDWSAGCVPRQPIECNNDDIFIKHERIKLPDTSSSWFDRSLSLAECEGLCAKNCSCFAYANLDIRDKGSGCLRWFGNLIDIRESYVDEQDLYVRLAAPKLEGSGSNLKAGIIAGCVSLSIITMLLFLCIWRRKNVRKYVKSKISYGENNANFTDNEEEMDLPLFKLHTITEATNNFSSINKLGQGGFGPVYKGTLMEGQEIAVKRLSKSSGQGLKEFKTEVILLVKLQHRNLVKLLGCCIHKDDKMLVYEYMPNRSLDSFIFDQTRSKMLDWPTRIHIIDGIARGLVYLHQDSRLRIIHRDLKLSNILLDSNMNPKISDFGMARIFGVDQTEGNTKRVVGTYGYMSPEYAVDGLFSVKSDVFSFGVMVLEIVSGKKNRGFCHPDHDRNLVGHAYMLWTKGTPLEIVDECLTDSLRPSEVVRCINIALLCAQQRPEDRPNMSSVVVMLSSEIRLPEPKQPGFFLERNPPEASISSNSHQSFSANEVSVTLLKPR